ataaataattcattcatGTCTGTTGTTGGAATTCACAATATTATCAAGTACATGACAATTATTATATCAAATTTACATGGTGTGCTTTGTCctaaagaactgaaatcatagaGCTTCAAAAGACTGAAGCTTCAGATCAGGAAGGAAACACTCAACCCATATCAGGAAGTCATCAGTTCCTCAAAACTTCTTTGAGTCACATTGTTTGTTTAAATAGGGCTTACTCCTCCTGTGTCTGCAGTGATACTGATTTTAAACAGTTGAGTTTGAGAGTCTGGGTTTCATCCACACTGTGTGTAAGAATTTCACCTTTCAAGTCCTAGGTTTCTCTTTCCTAGGGCCCAGAACCCATCTGCACCCAGGTGGACAGGAGGCTCTGGCATACCTGGGAGGGGAACAGCAGACAAAAGCCTCTGAGTCTGGGACTAACCACTGCTTCTGTTCTCAGCGGGAGCCCCAACACGGAGACCTGGTAAGGAGAGAAGCCTGGGAGCTGGGGAGTAGAGCAATGAAGATGGCTGGAAGGTCTGCGTCAAATAGATGGAGGACAAATATTCCAGGAAGGTGGAGGGAAGAAACAATGTTCTGTAAGCATAAGtataggaaaaagagaagaaaatgatctgCCAATCAGAGGAAAAGACATCTTACCTTATATTCCTCCTCACTGGGCTTCAGTCTCTTCATAGGATTGTGAGACTCAAGTGAGGAAGAAGatagctaaaaaaaaagaaaaaggaaagaccaaTGACCATCTTAAAAGGCACAATAAAAATCTAAATGGTTGTGAATAATAATTTTGCTCTTATTGCTTCTACTACTATCActacctcatttttttctctcttcttacagAGAAAAGATGAGACTGGATCTTCTGGGAcactttcctctcctcctgctgctgctggctTTATGGGGGCCAGTGCGTCCACTTTGTGCTTGGCGTCAATCCCTCACCAGGGCCCAGTGGTTTGAAATTCAGCATGTAAGGTCAAGCCCTGTCAGGTGCAACACAGAAATGAATGGTGTCAATAATTATACTCAGAACTGTAAGGTTCACAACACCTTTCTGCATGACTCCTTCGAGAACGTGTCTGATACCTGTCTTTTGTCCAACGTGACCTGCAAAAATCGGATGAATAACTGCCACCGGAGTCCACAGCGTGTTAATATGACTGACTGCACACTCACTTCAGGGAAGTATCCCAACTGCAAGTACAAAGATACTCCCCTGTACAAATTCTTCATTATTGCCTGTGATCCCCCTCAGCAGGGCGACCCTCCCTATCGGTTGGTTCCTGTACACTTAGATAACGTTATTTGAAGTTTCCATCACTTTCCCTGTCATTCAGCACAGGTTTTCTTATGATCTCCTctgctatttcttttcctttgttgattTCCATGGTTCCcatagaagaaagaaggagggtactgggcggggggcgggggggggggattcaCATGCCAAGGATGCAAGACCAGCGCTGGGGACAAAGAGACATGggattcttttctgctttgggaGGTCTGTGTGTTTTGAAGGAAGGCAATAGGGAAGAGGGCAAAGAAAGACACAGGcttccatatttttaatcttGGAACTTCTGCCAAGCTTTGGTGCACTGTGTTCACAGCAATAAAACCACTTTCTTTTGCATTGTAACGACTGTGAGTATGTGTGTTTGGGGCCCCTGTACATCATTGCCACTCTGGAGCCACCTAGACTTGCATTTGCCAGCATTCTCAGAACTATTTGGGTCTTAGGCAACCTTAGAGGTTATTAAGCAACCTTGGGCCTCTGCCACTTCTCTCACCACTGCGTCTTTGGGACTTTGGAGCAAGAAAGTTCTCTATCCCTTCAAACTCTGTTCATAGATTTTACATATTTCCCTTAAAACCATTGTCTATGTTTATCTGTAGGTGGCATGGATGCCTCATAGACTGTTTTGACAGCACTTTCACACACAGATTCTAACACTGACAACTGATGCATCGTAGATCTTTACTATTGGTTTCTATATTTCATcagataatgttttaaatataggTAGTAGTAAGGGTAATAATCCACTATAGGCTTAGCGTCAATTTtcccattataatttttttaaaaaactattttttaaatgattatttatttattttgagagagagagtactagcaggggaggggctgagagaggggaagagagagaatcccaagcaggctctgtgtcattagcacagagccctatgagggctcaatctcatgaaccatgagatcatgacctgagctgaaatcaagacactcaaccgactgagctacccaggtgcccccaattctCCCAATCTTTTGGAATCaatgaagagaaaacataaattcaagaaaaaaaaagcagtgggaAACTAAAAAAAGCCTTACATAAATCCTGAAATATCACAGAAATAATGGCGTTTTGGAACAGGTAGTGGATTTAGAAATTGAAGGACTAGGGTTAAGAATTAGGCTGGATTAAGAATTTAGGTCTTAGATGTAGGGGAGGAAGAATAATTTTCCCTCTATCTTCCTAGATTCTTGACTGAGACCCTCCCCATCCCATAATAAAAAGGCAGATTAATGagacaaaaatcatttaaattatgtacatacatatgggAGCCCCACAAAAATATGAGATACTCAAAAGCAGCCAGCCAGCTGAGGCTTATGTACCATCCTGGGCTAAGGAAAGGATAGGGGTCAAGGATTTTAAGAGTGGGGGGAAGGCAATTCATAGCAAGGTAAGAAGAggaaatgtttggtaaacaaaatTTGCCCTGCCATGCTGATGAGCCACTCAGATGAAAAAGCAATCCCTATTATAGCTCACTTCCATGTACAGGTCCCCTTTCTCATGTAAATTTGCTCTATGAAAGGGTAACCTCTACtctgctttcagaatttctcCTTTGTCTCAAAATGTGCagcttaaaataattcttatgccaaagagtcacattttggggtggcatattctgctacaCATCATAcccttcagtttccttgtcaaCTACTAGACTCATTGGGCTAGCAGGCCAGTGTAAGTCAAAGTGTTTTGTAGACTGATCTGACTTTGAGTAGCAGCCAAACACAATGCATATTAGAAAGGCCACATATTGAAATAGTTTCAGGTCTGTCAATTACCAGTACTGCAGAATGGTTCTTTCCAAACCAAGCTATTCCTTTAACAGGTGTGCTAATTGGGCTCACTTTCCTTTATGCCACATATTTATATCATATCtttgaaacaaagactgaaatatgAAGTTTCAGGTTTCAGGAGAATGGATTCCAAGGGTGCTAAATATTTAAGGCCCTTCTCACTgggaagagaaatgaaggcaGGACAACTTGGCATCTGAGAAGGTGGGTACCCATAGGGGAAATTCTGAGAGGATTTCAGTCCTCCAATTTAgagcagctttctttttttttcccccaatatatgaaatttattgtcaaatttgtttccatacaacacccagtgtagAGCAGCTTTCAATAGTATTCATCTTTAAGCAGTGTTGTATTTACATTGTATAGTTTCAGTCTTCAAGTAAAGTctgtggggagtggacagaaggaTCTGTGTTCATGCTTGATGTAAACCAGTGTAAGAAAGTAGCATCATCCTCAGGGAAAGGGATCTTCAGATGGTCTGCGTTGACCTAATCGGGAATCAGAATGGACTTATGTACAATATAAATGATGGGGTTTGGGAATGGTGGTGGGGGtttggagctgacagccaagaaatactgtatttcttgacagccaagaaataattcttaaagatgtctttggtgcaaaaagttgattttattaaagcacaaggacaggacccaggggcagaaagagctgcactggggttgtgaagagtgccTGGTTATATACTacagagttgggggaggtaatGGCAAAAGgcaggcctccagaaggactctGATATACTAAAGAGGACTCCAGGGATACCTGAGTCCTTGCTATTGTCAACTTCaggttgttttttcctctagtaaggcattatcATTAGGATGGTAAGGGGTTTGTGGaaaaatgttatactctgtatttgcctcaagtatttgtcaatgagcTCAGGTTATAAGGACATTTAATtctacctgccatttccttcttgcctttatTCCCCACATCATTACAGAGGGGAGGGTGATAATAGGGCCTCCAGGAAAGTAAATCCATAGTTTTcgggagattaggctattgattgTAAACTGATAGATTAGGCTATTGATTGTAAACTGATAGAGatatgtcctgcatgactgtgatctctatcagtcaaccacttgtttcctttcctttccttttgctcttgGGAAGCCAGGAGTGGCTGAGGAATATCATACATATCCCActggtggggagcaggggtgctagcttgtgctttgtcctcagcttgcctCATACTCCCTCATCATAAACATTACCTGGACAATTCCACAGAttcttggagaaagaaaagactgaattTCCTTTACTCAAACCACTCAGTTACTCACTGTTACTCAACTATAGTTATTTATACATTAAAGGGAACTCATAGATTGAAGAAATTGTAGGAGGGAGTAAGAATGAGGATAACTTTGGGAAAATCTCTTATGATGAAAGGTGTTAGTTCTAAATAAATGGACTAGATGGTGGAGTCTCTCAGTTTTGTGCTATTTTCTGCATTCAATAATGTATTCTGGGAGAGTCAAGATAATTGACTAAATCAGATACTCATTTAGGTATATCCCTAAATCAGCTAAAATGACCTGATAGCATTATACAATGGTCCAAAAAGTagtaaaacttagaaaaaaatttaggaagTAGGAGTTAAGATGGCACAGTAGTGGGGGACCCTATGCTTGTCTTGTCCCTTCAACATAGCCAGATAAAGATCAACTCATTCtaaacacccaagaaatcaatctgaggactgagagaaaaAACTGCACATTCAGAGGGAGAAAAATGGCCACATCGTGGTAGTTAGGAGCTGCAAagagttgatttgggggagaaaataaTCAAGgctgctgcagaggggagggaccccTGATCATGGAGAAGGAAGCAAGACAGAAAGAGTGAAAGTAGCACATAGGGAATTGCACAagaaaaactcttccccaaaaccattgactgagaaaaggagaagggcTGACTATTGCAAGTTTTTATAAGCAGCAGATCTCAAAGTTTGAAGTTTTAGAAGTCCGCCCTGATGTGGGAaataaaggcagaaggaaatgcagataaaatcatatttccttatgacctgcagcccattgacagatactGGAAGCAAGCAGAGTAGAAAATTTCTCccggaactccctactgtcttaatgttaaggctttgctagagagaaaaacaactttagcCTGACAGCAGCTAGGCCTCCaatatcctgtgagtcttctttagcatatgaaaatcctttggaaacttccctttgactttacctcccccaactactaagtatataatcagtctctcctcatggtcccggggtggctcttcctgcccacgggtcttgtccctgtgctttaataaaatcaccgtTTTGCACCAAAGATCTCTCAAGAATCCTTTCTTGGCTGTGGGCTCTAGACCCCACCACCATTCCAAAACCCCATCACACACCATCTCTGCCTAGTCGACTCAGTGGTTCTCctctggggaaggaggacagaggcccaggagttggacacttaactgactgagctgcccaggtgcccccagatgaactagattttaaactgaaGTCTgcaataagagatgaagaagggcactacatcataattaagggatatatccatcaagaagatctaacaactgtaaatatttatgcccctaacttgaacacccaaatatataaatcaattaatcacaaacatacagaaactcattgataataatacaataatagtaggggacttcaacacccccacTTAGAGCAACCGACAagtcatctaagcagaaaatcaagaaggaaacaatggctttgaatgacacactggaccacacGGACTCAGCAGAtccattcaaaacatttcatcctaaagaagcagaatacatattcttttc
The sequence above is a segment of the Panthera leo isolate Ple1 chromosome B3, P.leo_Ple1_pat1.1, whole genome shotgun sequence genome. Coding sequences within it:
- the LOC122221262 gene encoding ribonuclease K6-like; the encoded protein is MRLDLLGHFPLLLLLLALWGPVRPLCAWRQSLTRAQWFEIQHVRSSPVRCNTEMNGVNNYTQNCKVHNTFLHDSFENVSDTCLLSNVTCKNRMNNCHRSPQRVNMTDCTLTSGKYPNCKYKDTPLYKFFIIACDPPQQGDPPYRLVPVHLDNVI